A window of the Coriobacteriia bacterium genome harbors these coding sequences:
- a CDS encoding DUF853 family protein, with protein sequence MADPILAAKNTTTQVVILPNMANRHGLVAGATGTGKTVTLQALAEGFSRIGVPVFAADVKGDLAGASQAGGGNPKVDARLGELGMAEGWDTTPCPVQLWDVFGVKGQPIRATVSEMGPVLLARMLMLNDVQEGVLNVAFRAADEAGLMLLDLKDLRAVLAWVGENAEQLQREYGNVAATSIGAIQRQLLTLETQGADKFFGEPALELADLMRTDLSGRGYINLLAADTLMQSPQAYATLLLWLLSELFEQMPEVGDLDKPKLVFFFDEAHLLFTDAPAPLLQKIEQVVRLIRSKGVGIYFVTQNPTDIPDNVLGQLGNKVQHALRAFTPKDQKAVTAMAETFRPNPAVDVAKAVTELGVGEALLSVLDATGAPTPVERAWIVPPHGHIGAIAPEQRAAIRSASPVGAKYDTTLDRESAYEKLRAAAAAAGQTPVGAPAVAAPPAAAAPVAAAAPATTAGAPVPPGNYPTAPAQ encoded by the coding sequence ATGGCAGACCCGATTCTCGCTGCAAAGAACACCACCACTCAAGTGGTCATCCTGCCGAACATGGCCAACCGGCATGGTCTGGTGGCCGGCGCGACCGGCACGGGCAAGACCGTGACCCTACAAGCATTGGCAGAGGGCTTCTCGCGGATCGGCGTGCCGGTCTTCGCGGCCGACGTGAAGGGAGACCTCGCGGGCGCAAGCCAGGCCGGCGGTGGCAACCCGAAGGTCGATGCGCGTCTCGGCGAATTGGGCATGGCCGAGGGCTGGGACACGACGCCGTGTCCGGTGCAGCTCTGGGACGTCTTCGGCGTGAAAGGTCAGCCCATCCGGGCGACCGTCAGCGAGATGGGACCGGTGCTTCTCGCCCGCATGCTGATGCTCAACGACGTCCAGGAAGGCGTGCTCAACGTCGCATTCCGGGCGGCCGACGAAGCCGGCCTCATGCTGCTCGACCTCAAGGACCTGCGCGCTGTGCTGGCGTGGGTCGGAGAGAACGCCGAGCAGCTTCAGCGCGAGTACGGCAACGTCGCCGCGACGAGTATCGGCGCGATCCAGCGCCAGCTGCTGACCCTCGAGACTCAGGGCGCCGACAAATTTTTCGGGGAGCCCGCGCTCGAGCTCGCCGACCTCATGCGCACAGATCTCTCCGGTCGCGGCTACATCAATCTGTTGGCCGCCGACACGCTCATGCAGTCCCCGCAGGCCTACGCCACGCTGCTGCTCTGGCTGCTATCCGAACTCTTCGAGCAGATGCCCGAGGTGGGCGATCTCGACAAGCCCAAGCTGGTCTTCTTCTTCGACGAGGCACACCTGCTCTTCACTGATGCACCCGCACCGCTCTTGCAGAAGATCGAGCAGGTCGTGCGGCTCATCCGCTCGAAGGGCGTGGGCATCTACTTCGTCACACAGAACCCCACCGACATTCCCGATAACGTGCTCGGGCAGCTCGGCAACAAGGTTCAGCACGCCCTTCGCGCGTTCACGCCCAAGGACCAGAAGGCCGTCACCGCGATGGCCGAGACGTTCCGACCCAACCCCGCCGTCGACGTCGCAAAGGCCGTCACCGAGCTTGGCGTGGGCGAGGCACTGTTGTCCGTGCTCGATGCGACCGGTGCGCCCACGCCCGTCGAGCGCGCGTGGATCGTGCCGCCGCACGGCCACATCGGTGCGATCGCGCCCGAGCAGCGCGCAGCTATCCGCTCCGCATCGCCTGTGGGCGCCAAGTACGACACCACTCTCGACCGAGAGAGCGCATACGAGAAGCTGCGCGCTGCTGCGGCTGCTGCCGGCCAGACACCCGTCGGAGCTCCGGCCGTTGCTGCACCGCCGGCTGCAGCCGCTCCGGTGGCGGCGGCTGCGCCCGCCACCACCGCGGGCGCTCCTGTGCCGCCGGGCAACTACCCGACAGCTCCCGCGCAG
- a CDS encoding GNAT family N-acetyltransferase → MLIEMMAEFHEEAGHPFDAKRANAAFETLIADRQHGVVWLVLDDYEPVGYVVMTTAYSMQYGGRVGLLNDLFVRPGYRSRGHGSRVVRRMRSEANALDLRALFVQIEVDNAAAITAYGRAGFEMTDRRLMVARL, encoded by the coding sequence ATGCTTATCGAGATGATGGCGGAGTTCCACGAAGAGGCCGGCCATCCTTTCGACGCGAAACGCGCCAACGCAGCATTCGAGACGCTCATTGCCGATAGGCAGCACGGCGTGGTGTGGCTCGTGCTCGATGACTACGAGCCGGTCGGCTACGTGGTCATGACCACCGCCTACTCGATGCAATACGGGGGTCGTGTCGGGCTCCTCAACGATCTGTTCGTCCGTCCCGGGTATCGCAGTCGAGGTCACGGGTCGAGGGTGGTTCGACGGATGCGCTCGGAGGCGAATGCGCTCGACCTGCGGGCGCTGTTCGTTCAGATCGAGGTGGACAACGCCGCAGCGATCACGGCGTATGGCCGAGCCGGTTTCGAGATGACGGACCGTCGGCTCATGGTTGCGCGACTGTAG
- a CDS encoding GyrI-like domain-containing protein: protein MYDIGVSYVPQRMALIAHRRVSALEAPAVIAQAFDEIAAHIASGAAVGAEECIAMFPRDFSADGEYDIRIAVVIADGVPAPGIELDELPACQVVRAVHRGPYADTAVGWTAIEEWMDERDLDPARDLWEVYVTGPDEIDEPITELLVPLP from the coding sequence GTGTACGACATCGGTGTCAGCTACGTTCCGCAGCGCATGGCGCTGATCGCGCATCGCCGAGTGAGCGCACTCGAGGCTCCGGCCGTGATCGCGCAGGCATTCGACGAGATCGCGGCGCACATCGCATCGGGGGCCGCGGTCGGCGCCGAGGAGTGCATCGCGATGTTCCCGCGCGACTTCTCGGCGGACGGTGAATACGACATCCGAATCGCGGTGGTCATCGCCGACGGCGTCCCGGCGCCCGGTATCGAGCTCGACGAGCTGCCGGCGTGTCAGGTCGTGCGGGCCGTGCACCGTGGCCCGTACGCCGACACCGCGGTGGGCTGGACCGCGATCGAGGAGTGGATGGACGAGCGCGACCTCGATCCCGCACGCGACCTGTGGGAGGTCTACGTCACAGGCCCCGATGAGATCGACGAGCCGATCACCGAGTTGCTGGTGCCGCTGCCGTGA
- a CDS encoding glycosyltransferase translates to MIVLAVIVAALCACWFLQAFVVARNLGQIQDLSKLAPPSPAVWPRVSVIVPARNEAAEIGNSLRSRLSDRYPDLEIVVVDDRSSDGTSQILADFAAADSRIRAVRVDLLPDGWLGKVHALELGTREATGDWLLFSDADIEIAPGMLGRALAHCEANGFDLVALVPEFRSKSGFVDVLWAIFVRIMAIAVSPDSVRDPNSKAAVGSGGFTLVRRSAFDRTPGFEYLRLETADDMALGAMVKRAGGRCEYLNGRDAASVSIYGSVGEFFCGVEKNGGTFAGTPFPLVALVFALFGLIEYSPLLALALGLGAQITWLMWLGVATTVVATLTTGAALHRNTGLIWPALLWPIGWVLVAAAVVRSAFLVRSRGGVVWRDTFYSAADLLAAQRFKLG, encoded by the coding sequence ATGATCGTTCTCGCAGTCATCGTCGCAGCACTCTGCGCCTGCTGGTTCTTGCAGGCCTTCGTCGTCGCACGCAACCTCGGGCAGATCCAGGATCTCTCGAAACTCGCACCGCCCTCGCCCGCCGTCTGGCCTCGCGTGAGCGTGATCGTGCCTGCTCGCAACGAGGCTGCCGAGATCGGCAACTCGCTGCGTTCGCGCCTCTCCGACCGCTATCCCGACCTTGAGATCGTGGTCGTCGACGACCGGTCGAGCGACGGCACCTCGCAGATTCTCGCCGACTTCGCCGCCGCGGATTCACGCATTCGCGCTGTCCGGGTCGACCTACTGCCGGATGGGTGGCTCGGCAAGGTGCACGCACTCGAGCTTGGAACCCGCGAAGCCACCGGCGACTGGCTGCTGTTCTCCGACGCCGACATTGAGATCGCGCCCGGGATGCTCGGCCGCGCGCTTGCGCACTGCGAGGCGAACGGCTTCGACCTCGTTGCGCTGGTTCCCGAGTTCCGCAGCAAGAGCGGGTTCGTCGACGTGCTGTGGGCGATCTTCGTCCGCATCATGGCGATAGCCGTCAGCCCCGACTCCGTGCGCGATCCCAACTCCAAAGCGGCGGTCGGCAGCGGCGGCTTCACGCTCGTGCGCCGCTCGGCGTTCGACCGCACTCCGGGATTCGAGTACCTGCGACTCGAGACCGCCGACGACATGGCGCTCGGCGCAATGGTCAAACGCGCCGGCGGACGCTGCGAGTACCTCAACGGCCGCGACGCGGCATCCGTAAGCATCTACGGCAGCGTGGGCGAGTTCTTCTGCGGCGTTGAGAAGAATGGCGGTACATTCGCCGGCACGCCGTTCCCACTCGTCGCGCTCGTGTTCGCGCTGTTCGGCTTGATCGAGTACTCACCGCTCTTGGCGCTGGCTCTGGGGCTCGGTGCGCAGATCACGTGGCTTATGTGGCTCGGCGTAGCGACGACCGTCGTTGCGACGTTGACGACCGGGGCCGCGCTGCACCGCAACACCGGGCTCATCTGGCCGGCGCTCCTGTGGCCGATCGGCTGGGTGCTCGTGGCCGCCGCGGTGGTGCGCAGCGCGTTTCTCGTGCGCTCGCGCGGAGGCGTCGTGTGGCGCGACACGTTCTACTCGGCGGCCGACCTGCTCGCGGCGCAGCGCTTCAAGCTGGGCTAG
- a CDS encoding ferredoxin family protein translates to MQGLRYLEDAVTLALDAEKCTGCRQCTLVCPHGVFAIGPDKRAYLADRGACMECGACAMNCSSGAISVEPGVGCAAAIIHSWIYGGEPTCGCSTEGASAGGSCCGDAPAATAAPSTGCCASVGPVMPPVEPRELAPRAVPQPSSCCSSSAGPTTSGERAAPS, encoded by the coding sequence ATGCAGGGACTGCGCTATCTCGAGGATGCCGTGACCCTCGCTCTCGACGCCGAGAAGTGCACCGGCTGCCGACAGTGCACGCTCGTATGTCCGCACGGCGTGTTCGCGATCGGTCCCGATAAGCGCGCGTACCTCGCCGATCGCGGGGCCTGCATGGAGTGCGGCGCTTGCGCGATGAACTGCTCCTCCGGCGCGATATCGGTCGAGCCGGGCGTCGGCTGCGCAGCGGCGATCATCCACAGCTGGATCTACGGCGGTGAGCCCACGTGCGGCTGCTCGACCGAAGGCGCGTCGGCGGGTGGCTCCTGCTGCGGTGATGCCCCTGCAGCGACAGCGGCACCGAGCACCGGGTGCTGCGCGAGCGTCGGCCCGGTCATGCCGCCGGTCGAACCGCGCGAGCTCGCACCGCGTGCGGTTCCGCAGCCCTCGAGTTGCTGCAGCTCAAGCGCCGGGCCGACGACGTCGGGCGAACGGGCTGCGCCTTCTTGA
- a CDS encoding acetyl-CoA synthase subunit gamma gives MGLLGDTGSNSYASPDDVVRLSSTLTLSDTLARWGFRWGIGRMKARFEPGLYRVGDPTPDSPVIVTCNYRMTVDLVRRDLAGTDVWLLVLETYGINVWCAAGKKTFGTDELVRRIFSTHLAEYVGHETIVLPQFGAVGVSADAVRAATGYRVVWGPVRSADLSEFLAAGLKATPEMRAVTFTVPERLALSPMELVPSLKYGLWAIPIMAAFAVLGASIGARGFAWQAVLMALFPATLAFALAVLSGAVAVPALLPWLPGRAFTIKGAVIGALVALGALLALPGMLGLMSAWQWAAVVLAVSATASYVGVNFTGSTPYTSPSGVEFELRRAIPVQVVALGIALICWTVAWATRIGG, from the coding sequence ATGGGACTTCTCGGAGACACGGGATCGAATTCGTACGCTTCGCCGGATGACGTCGTGCGACTGTCGTCGACACTGACGTTGAGCGACACGCTGGCCCGCTGGGGATTCCGGTGGGGTATCGGCCGGATGAAGGCGCGCTTCGAGCCTGGCCTGTATCGGGTTGGCGATCCCACGCCCGACTCGCCCGTCATCGTGACCTGCAACTACCGCATGACCGTCGACCTCGTGCGACGCGACCTCGCCGGCACCGATGTCTGGCTGCTGGTGCTTGAGACGTACGGCATCAACGTGTGGTGCGCGGCCGGCAAGAAGACCTTCGGCACCGACGAGTTGGTGCGCCGCATCTTCTCCACCCACCTTGCCGAGTACGTGGGGCACGAGACCATCGTGTTGCCGCAGTTCGGGGCCGTGGGCGTCTCGGCAGATGCGGTGCGCGCGGCGACCGGATACCGCGTCGTGTGGGGCCCGGTGCGCTCGGCTGACCTGAGTGAGTTCCTTGCGGCCGGCCTCAAGGCGACCCCCGAGATGCGCGCCGTGACATTCACCGTTCCCGAGAGGCTCGCGCTGTCGCCGATGGAGCTCGTGCCCTCGCTCAAGTACGGGTTGTGGGCGATTCCGATCATGGCGGCGTTCGCAGTGCTGGGGGCGTCGATCGGTGCGCGAGGCTTCGCTTGGCAGGCCGTGCTGATGGCGCTGTTCCCGGCGACCCTCGCCTTCGCGCTGGCGGTGCTATCAGGAGCGGTCGCTGTGCCGGCTCTGCTGCCGTGGCTCCCCGGACGCGCCTTCACCATCAAGGGCGCGGTCATCGGAGCGCTGGTCGCGCTTGGCGCCCTGCTCGCGCTGCCGGGCATGCTCGGGCTGATGAGCGCATGGCAGTGGGCGGCGGTCGTGCTGGCCGTCTCGGCGACCGCGTCCTACGTCGGCGTGAACTTCACCGGCTCAACGCCGTACACTTCTCCCAGTGGAGTCGAGTTCGAGTTGCGACGGGCCATCCCCGTTCAAGTCGTGGCGCTCGGCATCGCGCTCATCTGTTGGACCGTCGCCTGGGCGACGCGGATCGGAGGCTGA
- the mscL gene encoding large conductance mechanosensitive channel protein MscL: MFKEFKEFAFKGDVVNLAIGVVIGAAFSAIIKSFVDNLINPLIGLVGGGKAALDALVIHVTPTVSITYGAFLSAVLNFVIVAFSLFLVVKSVNRFRKQEEEADDRECPRCLTLIPKAATRCSACTSELTAE, translated from the coding sequence ATGTTCAAGGAGTTCAAGGAGTTCGCGTTCAAAGGCGACGTCGTGAACCTGGCGATCGGTGTCGTGATAGGTGCGGCGTTCTCGGCGATCATCAAGTCGTTCGTGGACAATCTGATCAACCCGCTGATCGGACTGGTGGGGGGCGGGAAGGCCGCGCTCGATGCCCTGGTGATTCACGTCACGCCGACCGTCTCAATCACGTACGGTGCGTTTCTCTCGGCGGTTCTGAACTTCGTCATCGTCGCGTTCTCACTGTTTCTGGTGGTGAAGTCGGTGAACCGGTTCCGTAAGCAGGAGGAGGAAGCCGATGACCGCGAGTGCCCACGCTGCCTGACCCTCATACCCAAGGCCGCCACGCGGTGCTCGGCGTGCACATCGGAGCTGACAGCGGAGTGA
- a CDS encoding response regulator transcription factor — protein sequence MAAETRRILLVEDEKTIRDAVAAYLEREGYWVTPAEDGQVAVDSFAKYRFDLVVLDLMLPKLSGEEVCRQIRNASDVPIIMLTAKGEEEDRIAGLELGADDYLVKPFSPRELVARVRALLRRAHVDSEPQRDRLVFDYLEIDVAGHKAFLRGEELDLTASEFKLLTTLSRYPGRVYSRMELVEKVLGYDFEGYERTIDSHVKNLRAKLDDDPKEPTFIYTVHGVGYRFEAPKSADA from the coding sequence ATGGCTGCGGAAACCCGCCGCATCCTGTTGGTCGAAGATGAGAAGACGATTCGCGACGCCGTTGCCGCGTATCTTGAGCGTGAGGGCTACTGGGTCACGCCGGCAGAAGACGGCCAAGTGGCGGTCGACTCGTTCGCGAAGTACCGCTTCGACCTCGTCGTGCTCGATCTCATGCTGCCTAAGCTTTCAGGCGAAGAGGTCTGCCGACAGATCCGAAACGCGTCCGACGTGCCAATCATCATGCTCACCGCAAAGGGCGAGGAAGAGGACCGCATCGCCGGTCTCGAACTCGGCGCCGACGACTACCTGGTCAAGCCATTTTCGCCGCGTGAGCTCGTCGCTCGCGTCCGCGCGCTGCTGCGCCGGGCCCACGTCGACAGCGAGCCGCAGCGCGATCGGCTTGTGTTCGACTATCTCGAGATCGACGTCGCGGGCCACAAGGCGTTTCTTCGTGGCGAGGAGCTCGACCTGACCGCCAGTGAGTTCAAGTTGCTCACCACGCTGTCGCGCTATCCGGGCCGCGTGTATTCGCGCATGGAGCTGGTCGAAAAGGTGCTCGGCTACGACTTCGAGGGCTACGAGCGCACGATCGACTCGCACGTGAAGAATCTACGCGCCAAGCTCGACGACGACCCCAAGGAGCCCACGTTCATCTACACGGTTCACGGCGTGGGGTATCGGTTTGAGGCTCCGAAGAGCGCGGATGCCTGA
- a CDS encoding HAMP domain-containing histidine kinase, whose translation MPEVDSAAVSAEQASEAPEQIGAPPASRKAVRGPRTFGRRLALAFATVAALTAILAGALLSVAWSYQFNEYVRDNLQRFADGVATITATYYPAYGFGYQTLSQIPMLGETSNVGVQVLDVDGMLVYDEATMRKHMQAIITQGGAIQPSLVATEANILRPNGPVATAAIKVNGQTVGSVRVWAYGRGALMTDRDTQFRQGSFMGLFIAAIAAIILASIAGALYSRRLVQPIQRITATAEALRGGDQDARTRMDADDEIGFLGKTFDEMADSIEADRAMERRLTADVAHELRTPLQAIQATVEAMQDGVLPADEEHLGIVRDETVRLGRLAGGILELTRLERGSLVFRCERIDVAVPVRAALDAHLALLETCDVSATSSFQDSLFANIDSDRLQQAVGNLLSNAARYTPAGGSVHVSVLRDGDCALIEVADTGIGIAEEDMTQVFSRFWRADSARDRSSGGIGIGLAVTKEIIERMRGTIGVRAQVSGGTVFSIRLPLA comes from the coding sequence ATGCCTGAGGTCGACTCGGCAGCCGTCTCGGCCGAGCAAGCGAGCGAGGCGCCCGAGCAGATTGGCGCGCCGCCAGCGTCCCGCAAGGCCGTTCGCGGGCCTCGCACGTTCGGTCGTCGCCTCGCGCTAGCGTTCGCGACCGTCGCCGCTTTGACCGCGATTCTCGCCGGCGCGCTGCTTTCCGTTGCGTGGAGCTACCAGTTCAACGAGTACGTTCGCGACAATCTGCAGCGGTTCGCGGACGGGGTCGCGACGATCACCGCGACTTACTACCCGGCCTACGGGTTCGGCTATCAGACGCTGAGCCAGATTCCCATGCTCGGCGAGACGAGCAATGTCGGGGTGCAGGTGCTCGACGTCGACGGCATGCTCGTCTACGACGAGGCGACGATGCGCAAGCACATGCAGGCCATCATCACGCAGGGCGGCGCCATCCAGCCGAGCCTGGTGGCGACTGAAGCCAATATCCTCAGGCCCAACGGGCCGGTCGCCACTGCGGCCATCAAGGTCAACGGACAGACGGTCGGCAGCGTACGCGTGTGGGCGTACGGTCGCGGCGCACTGATGACCGACCGGGACACGCAGTTTCGGCAGGGCTCGTTCATGGGTCTGTTCATTGCCGCCATCGCCGCGATCATTTTGGCGTCGATCGCCGGCGCGCTGTACTCCCGGAGGCTCGTCCAGCCGATTCAGCGCATCACCGCGACCGCCGAGGCCTTGCGTGGTGGGGACCAGGACGCACGGACGCGGATGGACGCGGATGATGAGATCGGGTTCCTCGGCAAGACGTTTGACGAGATGGCCGACTCCATCGAGGCCGACCGCGCGATGGAGCGACGCCTGACCGCCGACGTCGCGCACGAGTTGCGCACACCGCTTCAGGCGATCCAGGCCACCGTCGAAGCGATGCAGGACGGCGTTCTTCCTGCCGACGAGGAGCATCTGGGTATCGTGCGAGACGAGACCGTGCGGCTCGGGCGACTCGCCGGCGGCATCCTCGAGCTGACTCGACTCGAGCGCGGGTCGCTCGTGTTCCGCTGCGAGCGGATTGACGTCGCCGTGCCCGTCCGGGCTGCGCTCGACGCCCACCTCGCGCTGCTCGAGACGTGTGACGTCAGCGCTACATCGAGCTTCCAGGACAGCCTCTTCGCCAACATCGACTCCGATCGCCTGCAGCAGGCCGTCGGCAACCTGCTCTCCAACGCCGCGCGCTACACGCCGGCTGGCGGCAGCGTGCACGTGAGTGTGCTTCGCGACGGAGACTGTGCGCTCATCGAGGTCGCTGACACCGGAATCGGTATCGCCGAGGAAGACATGACGCAGGTGTTCTCGCGGTTCTGGCGCGCGGACAGCGCTCGTGATCGGTCAAGTGGCGGTATCGGCATCGGCCTCGCCGTCACCAAGGAGATCATCGAGCGGATGCGGGGCACCATCGGAGTGCGAGCCCAGGTGAGTGGCGGTACCGTCTTCTCGATACGGTTGCCGCTGGCGTGA
- a CDS encoding phosphoribosylaminoimidazolesuccinocarboxamide synthase has protein sequence MIPLTPDSQGKVRDLYDLGDSLLLVASDRLSAFDVVLDDPIPFKGEVLTKLSLFWFELLSGVTANHLLSADVADLPEQFKPYSEYLAGRFMLVKKAKVFPVECIVRGYLAGSGLKEYNRAGTVCGIPLPAGLVESSRLESPLFTPSTKAEIGDHDENISFERMVEIIGEDDSNELRDVSLAVYSAARDHAATRGIIIADTKFEFGVIDGKITLVDEVLTPDSSRFWPADTYAPGASQPSFDKQFVRDWLEASGWDKTPPPPKLPADVLEATSAKYIQAYELITGRTFIPEGKA, from the coding sequence ATGATTCCGCTGACGCCCGATTCCCAGGGCAAGGTCCGCGACCTGTACGATCTCGGCGACTCGCTCCTGCTCGTCGCATCAGACCGGCTCTCGGCGTTCGACGTGGTGCTCGACGACCCGATTCCGTTCAAGGGCGAAGTGCTCACCAAACTCTCACTCTTCTGGTTCGAGCTGCTCTCGGGGGTCACCGCGAACCATCTGCTCTCCGCCGACGTCGCCGATCTTCCCGAGCAGTTCAAGCCGTACTCGGAGTACCTTGCAGGCCGCTTCATGCTCGTGAAGAAGGCCAAGGTCTTCCCGGTCGAGTGCATCGTGCGTGGCTACCTCGCAGGCAGTGGCCTCAAGGAGTACAACCGCGCCGGCACCGTGTGCGGCATCCCGTTGCCGGCCGGTCTCGTGGAGAGCAGCAGGCTCGAATCGCCACTGTTCACGCCGAGCACCAAGGCCGAGATCGGCGATCACGACGAGAACATCAGCTTCGAGCGCATGGTAGAGATCATCGGCGAGGACGACTCGAACGAGCTGCGCGACGTTTCGCTCGCGGTCTACTCGGCGGCTCGCGATCACGCGGCGACGCGCGGCATCATCATTGCCGACACCAAGTTCGAGTTCGGCGTCATCGACGGCAAGATCACGCTCGTCGACGAGGTGCTCACCCCCGACTCAAGCCGCTTCTGGCCTGCTGATACCTACGCGCCCGGCGCGAGTCAGCCCAGTTTCGACAAGCAGTTTGTTCGTGATTGGCTTGAGGCGAGTGGCTGGGACAAGACCCCGCCGCCGCCCAAGCTGCCCGCCGACGTACTCGAAGCCACCTCGGCGAAGTACATTCAGGCCTACGAACTGATCACCGGACGCACATTCATCCCGGAAGGGAAGGCGTAA
- a CDS encoding DUF418 domain-containing protein yields the protein MARRSPTNPRYQKHTSPEGKTRKSAAAAKPKKSSASSSKSSTSATKKSTSALALKNPDTPEFKAARRIWWITLVVGLALTAASYALGAYVKTGWSRNAQAITLGLAYAAIIYAFYIDWTKMRPMRKASYEAQKSGKAPKPEKVAKEDKQTSDGKDA from the coding sequence ATGGCCCGTCGCAGCCCCACGAATCCGCGCTATCAGAAGCACACGAGCCCGGAAGGCAAGACCCGCAAGTCCGCCGCCGCCGCAAAGCCGAAGAAGTCATCGGCCAGCAGCTCGAAGTCGAGTACATCGGCGACCAAGAAGTCGACCTCGGCGCTTGCGCTCAAGAACCCGGACACCCCGGAGTTCAAGGCCGCGCGCCGCATCTGGTGGATCACCCTCGTCGTGGGGCTCGCGCTCACGGCCGCGTCATATGCGCTGGGCGCCTACGTGAAGACGGGCTGGAGCCGCAACGCGCAGGCGATCACGCTTGGACTTGCGTACGCGGCGATCATCTATGCGTTCTACATCGACTGGACGAAGATGCGGCCCATGCGCAAGGCGTCTTACGAAGCGCAGAAGTCGGGCAAAGCGCCCAAGCCCGAGAAGGTCGCGAAGGAAGATAAGCAGACGTCTGACGGAAAGGACGCATAG
- the purS gene encoding phosphoribosylformylglycinamidine synthase subunit PurS, which produces MARYEIYVTYKKGIFDPPGATAERALVNLGYEGVHEVKIGKYIRIEADADLATVSEMCDKLLANPVIEDYRIETVEE; this is translated from the coding sequence ATGGCTCGCTACGAGATCTACGTGACCTACAAGAAGGGCATCTTCGACCCGCCAGGCGCCACCGCCGAGCGCGCGCTGGTCAACCTCGGCTACGAGGGCGTTCACGAGGTCAAGATCGGCAAGTACATCCGCATCGAGGCCGACGCCGACTTGGCGACCGTCTCGGAGATGTGCGACAAGCTGCTCGCGAACCCCGTCATCGAGGACTACCGCATCGAGACGGTGGAGGAGTAG
- the purQ gene encoding phosphoribosylformylglycinamidine synthase subunit PurQ → MRFGVVIFPGSNCEQDVIRATKYLGYDAEYVWHGDTDISGFDAIVLPGGFSYGDYIRCGAVARFSPVMAEVVRFADAGGPVLGICNGFQILTEAHLLPGALLRNRGLKFICKPVTMRVEDSACQWLDTPAGSLISVPINHNEGNFTCDAETLASLNANRQVVLRYVETDGSTAPGGSAPNGALDDIAGICNERGNVFGLMPHPERVVDPITGGTDGQPFFTTIVKRLAEVAG, encoded by the coding sequence ATGCGCTTCGGCGTCGTTATCTTCCCCGGTTCCAACTGTGAGCAAGACGTCATCAGGGCCACGAAGTACCTCGGCTACGACGCCGAGTACGTGTGGCACGGCGACACCGACATCTCCGGCTTCGACGCGATCGTGCTGCCGGGTGGCTTCTCCTACGGCGACTACATCCGCTGTGGCGCCGTTGCGCGCTTCAGCCCCGTCATGGCCGAAGTCGTGCGCTTCGCCGACGCGGGAGGGCCCGTGCTCGGTATCTGCAACGGCTTCCAGATCCTCACCGAGGCACACCTGCTGCCCGGCGCCCTCTTGCGCAACCGTGGCCTGAAGTTCATCTGCAAGCCGGTCACCATGCGGGTCGAGGACAGCGCCTGCCAGTGGCTCGACACGCCGGCGGGCTCACTCATCAGCGTGCCGATCAACCACAACGAAGGCAACTTCACCTGCGACGCCGAGACGCTTGCGTCGCTCAACGCCAATCGCCAGGTCGTGCTGCGCTACGTCGAGACCGACGGCTCGACCGCTCCCGGCGGGTCGGCGCCCAACGGTGCGCTCGACGACATCGCGGGCATCTGCAACGAGCGCGGCAACGTCTTCGGCCTCATGCCGCACCCCGAGAGGGTCGTTGACCCGATCACCGGCGGCACCGATGGCCAGCCGTTCTTCACGACCATCGTGAAGCGACTCGCCGAGGTCGCCGGCTAG